Proteins from one Acidiferrobacterales bacterium genomic window:
- the tusB gene encoding sulfurtransferase complex subunit TusB, which produces MLHTVNKSPSEKTTLISCLRLAAENSDIILIEDAVYAAMTGTHTEFLIHSALARCRIYVLEPDMECRGLDKSRLIDGIRTVDYDGFVELSVRNSAVHSWL; this is translated from the coding sequence ATGCTGCATACAGTCAACAAATCCCCATCAGAAAAAACAACGCTGATCAGTTGTCTGCGTCTTGCAGCCGAAAACAGCGACATCATTCTGATTGAGGATGCGGTGTACGCAGCGATGACCGGCACGCACACTGAATTTCTGATCCACAGTGCATTGGCAAGATGCCGGATTTATGTTCTGGAACCGGATATGGAGTGCCGCGGACTTGATAAATCCAGACTGATCGATGGCATAAGAACCGTCGATTACGATGGGTTTGTGGAACTGTCGGTCAGGAACAGCGCGGTACACTCCTGGCTCTGA
- the panB gene encoding 3-methyl-2-oxobutanoate hydroxymethyltransferase: MTATVNTFTQHKREGRKFACLTAYGYCEAVAASESGVELLLVGDSLGMVVQGHDSSLPVTIEEVAYHVGCVRRGNRGALLMADLPFMSYYTENATLENAALLMREGAQIVKLEGGAWLAESTRLLVERGVPVCAHMGLTPQSVNHLGGYRVQGRDPVKANTMIAEAKLLEEAGASFILLECVPTSLGKSITESLSIPVIGIGAGPHTDGQIMVLHDLLGLYPGKSAKFVKNFLLGSTDIQSAIGAYVAAVRNQEFPAREHCYE, translated from the coding sequence ATGACAGCCACTGTCAACACGTTCACACAACACAAGCGCGAAGGTCGTAAATTTGCCTGCCTTACGGCTTACGGATACTGTGAGGCGGTTGCCGCCTCTGAGTCAGGCGTGGAACTGTTGCTTGTCGGAGATTCCCTGGGCATGGTGGTTCAAGGGCACGACAGCAGTTTGCCTGTGACGATTGAGGAGGTTGCCTATCACGTCGGCTGTGTCCGGCGCGGCAACCGTGGCGCCTTGCTGATGGCAGATCTGCCGTTCATGAGTTACTACACCGAAAACGCGACGCTGGAAAACGCCGCACTGTTGATGCGGGAAGGCGCGCAGATCGTCAAGCTGGAGGGGGGCGCATGGCTTGCGGAGTCGACAAGACTGCTCGTCGAAAGAGGCGTGCCGGTCTGCGCCCATATGGGGTTGACACCACAGTCCGTCAATCATCTCGGTGGCTATCGGGTACAGGGGCGGGACCCTGTCAAGGCCAATACCATGATTGCCGAGGCCAAATTGCTTGAGGAGGCGGGTGCGAGTTTCATCTTGCTGGAATGCGTTCCGACATCATTGGGCAAGTCGATCACAGAAAGTCTGTCGATTCCCGTGATCGGGATCGGTGCCGGGCCGCATACCGACGGACAGATCATGGTGCTTCACGACTTGCTTGGACTTTACCCCGGCAAGTCCGCCAAGTTTGTCAAGAACTTCTTGCTTGGCAGCACCGATATCCAGTCGGCGATCGGTGCGTACGTTGCCGCAGTTCGCAATCAGGAATTTCCGGCCCGGGAACATTGCTATGAGTGA
- the tusC gene encoding sulfurtransferase complex subunit TusC: protein MASQKKRIMYFNRRAPYGTAYALEALDVVLAGAVFEQEVSVVFVDDGVYQLKRGQNPSVLNMKDFSKTFGALPDFDVMHLYVEQESLAKRGLTVQDLIEVPRRDDTDAVTPISSADLSVLMDRQDVVLQF, encoded by the coding sequence ATGGCTTCTCAAAAAAAACGCATCATGTATTTCAATCGCCGGGCGCCATACGGCACCGCATACGCGCTCGAAGCTCTTGATGTAGTTTTGGCGGGTGCGGTGTTTGAGCAGGAGGTCAGTGTTGTCTTCGTCGATGACGGTGTGTACCAGCTAAAACGCGGTCAGAATCCCTCGGTCCTGAATATGAAAGACTTTTCCAAGACCTTTGGCGCCTTGCCTGATTTTGACGTGATGCATCTGTATGTTGAGCAAGAGTCCCTGGCGAAGCGTGGCTTGACGGTTCAGGATCTGATCGAGGTACCGCGCCGCGACGACACCGATGCCGTGACGCCGATCTCGTCGGCCGACCTGTCCGTCCTGATGGATCGGCAGGATGTGGTCCTGCAATTCTAG
- the tusD gene encoding sulfurtransferase complex subunit TusD yields the protein MKFNILVNEGPYTHQASDSAYQFARAAVGAGHEVVRVFFYHDGVYNANSLSTPPVDDRDVVSQWVRLADEHEIDLAVCVTASLKRGILSDQSALRYGKNADNVESRFQVAGAGYFIEGSIIADRTIVFGD from the coding sequence ATGAAGTTCAATATCCTAGTCAACGAAGGACCTTACACCCACCAGGCATCCGACTCGGCATATCAGTTTGCAAGGGCCGCAGTCGGTGCAGGGCACGAAGTGGTTCGTGTGTTCTTCTACCATGACGGAGTCTACAACGCGAACAGTCTGAGTACACCGCCTGTTGATGACCGTGACGTTGTAAGCCAATGGGTACGTCTTGCTGACGAACACGAAATTGATCTTGCGGTATGCGTCACCGCCTCCCTGAAACGCGGTATCTTGAGCGATCAGTCGGCTCTTCGATACGGTAAGAATGCCGACAATGTCGAGAGCAGGTTCCAGGTTGCCGGCGCCGGTTACTTTATCGAGGGCAGCATCATTGCGGATCGTACGATTGTATTTGGCGACTGA
- a CDS encoding phytanoyl-CoA dioxygenase family protein, with the protein MNLQNFHGDQLLNDETGLARFNQNGYLIVRNLCDAGDLQEMVDVILSSIEPALAPVEYEADVHYPGAPDSRQAPGGDTPRRLLHAIARDARFRNWAVDDHVTGHVMNLLRTTHIQVSQNHHNCIMTKFPGYGSETGWHQDIRYWSFDQPELVTTWLALGEESNENGSLTVIPGSHRMDFDRGQFDAALFFRSDVERNVPLMESAESIKLNAGDVMFFHCRLLHSAGQNRTDSVKLSVVFTYHAYSNRPIAGTRSAEHPDIDIRR; encoded by the coding sequence GTGAATTTGCAGAATTTCCATGGTGATCAGTTACTGAATGATGAGACCGGATTGGCCAGATTCAATCAGAACGGTTATCTGATTGTGAGAAATCTGTGCGATGCCGGTGATCTTCAGGAGATGGTCGACGTAATCCTTTCGTCGATTGAACCTGCACTGGCACCGGTCGAGTATGAAGCTGATGTACATTATCCCGGTGCGCCCGATTCCCGCCAGGCGCCAGGCGGTGATACGCCGCGAAGGCTGCTTCATGCGATTGCAAGAGATGCGCGGTTCCGCAACTGGGCGGTTGACGATCACGTGACCGGTCATGTGATGAATCTGTTGCGCACCACCCATATCCAGGTCAGCCAGAATCATCACAACTGTATCATGACAAAATTCCCAGGATACGGGAGTGAGACCGGATGGCATCAGGATATCCGTTACTGGAGTTTTGATCAGCCCGAACTTGTCACCACATGGTTGGCACTGGGAGAAGAATCGAATGAGAACGGCAGTTTGACGGTAATTCCCGGGTCGCATAGAATGGACTTCGACAGAGGGCAGTTTGATGCTGCATTGTTCTTTCGGTCTGATGTTGAGCGCAATGTTCCCCTGATGGAGTCCGCCGAGTCGATCAAACTCAATGCGGGTGACGTGATGTTCTTTCATTGCAGGCTGCTGCATTCCGCAGGTCAAAACCGCACCGATTCGGTAAAACTCTCCGTGGTTTTCACTTATCATGCCTATTCCAACCGTCCCATAGCGGGGACGCGATCGGCTGAACATCCGGACATTGATATTCGACGATGA
- a CDS encoding S1C family serine protease, producing MMNANPSSAIDRLMCTLLGSIFAALLIISPTFASQDSDDLVEATIQAVVGLRSIVPDSARTANSLGTEREGSGIVIGDDGLVLTIGYLILEASDVEVTDIQGNYVPAEIVAYDYDSGFGLVRAIHSMGIRGIPLGESSLLSPDDAALIISHIGPDYMQVVQIVDIREFPGYWEYLLDQAIFTTPPFSGFGGAALISTNGRLVGVGSLIVNDATTIDGSRPVPGNMFVPIDLLKPIFNDLLLHGRAAGEQRPWLGVYTAVDRGHLFVFRVAFDSPAEKAGIKLNDIIVAVNGQPVSGMASFYKNVWATGPAGVDVRISVVRNGIVREIVVESGDRYDWLRTNPTPQYSAMLN from the coding sequence ATGATGAACGCAAATCCATCTTCCGCAATCGATCGACTGATGTGCACACTGCTCGGCAGCATTTTTGCCGCACTGCTCATAATCTCTCCGACATTCGCCTCTCAGGACTCAGATGATCTGGTTGAGGCAACGATCCAAGCGGTTGTCGGACTTCGCTCGATCGTGCCGGATTCGGCAAGGACTGCAAATTCTCTGGGAACCGAGCGCGAAGGGAGCGGAATCGTAATCGGTGACGATGGACTGGTCCTGACGATTGGATACCTCATTCTGGAAGCCTCCGATGTTGAGGTTACAGACATCCAAGGCAATTATGTGCCGGCTGAAATCGTTGCATACGACTACGACAGTGGCTTTGGTCTGGTCAGAGCGATACATTCGATGGGCATCCGAGGCATTCCGCTTGGAGAGTCCTCTCTCCTGTCACCCGACGATGCAGCATTGATCATTTCACATATCGGACCGGACTACATGCAGGTCGTGCAGATCGTTGATATAAGGGAATTTCCAGGCTACTGGGAATATCTGCTGGATCAGGCCATTTTTACCACTCCGCCGTTCAGCGGATTCGGTGGTGCGGCACTGATCAGCACCAACGGCAGATTGGTCGGTGTAGGCTCACTGATCGTCAACGATGCGACAACCATCGACGGTTCCAGACCCGTTCCAGGGAACATGTTTGTACCAATCGATTTGCTGAAACCCATTTTCAATGACCTGTTACTGCATGGACGGGCCGCCGGTGAGCAGCGGCCGTGGCTAGGAGTCTACACTGCGGTGGACCGAGGACATCTTTTCGTTTTTCGAGTGGCCTTCGACAGTCCGGCTGAAAAAGCGGGAATCAAACTCAACGACATCATCGTAGCCGTCAACGGTCAGCCGGTTTCGGGTATGGCCAGTTTCTATAAAAATGTCTGGGCGACCGGACCCGCAGGCGTTGATGTGCGCATTTCGGTCGTGCGCAACGGCATTGTCAGGGAAATTGTCGTGGAGTCCGGGGACCGATACGACTGGCTCAGAACCAATCCTACTCCACAATACTCGGCGATGCTGAACTGA
- a CDS encoding TusE/DsrC/DsvC family sulfur relay protein: protein MTLEFDGKIYPTDPEGFLLNPEQWSENLARKMAQDDRCELGPDHWQVICFVREYYAQYAIAPPIRILVRHMGNKLGREKANSPYLYELFPHGPAKQACRYAGLPKPTGCI from the coding sequence ATGACTCTGGAATTTGACGGCAAGATCTATCCGACAGACCCTGAGGGTTTCTTGCTCAATCCCGAGCAGTGGTCTGAGAACCTGGCTCGAAAGATGGCACAGGATGACCGATGCGAGTTGGGCCCAGACCATTGGCAGGTCATCTGCTTTGTGCGGGAGTATTATGCGCAATATGCAATCGCGCCACCGATTCGTATATTGGTACGTCATATGGGAAACAAGCTTGGCAGGGAAAAAGCCAACAGTCCCTATCTTTATGAGCTGTTCCCACACGGGCCGGCAAAACAGGCATGCCGCTATGCGGGACTGCCGAAGCCGACCGGTTGTATCTGA
- a CDS encoding DUF488 domain-containing protein, which produces MSDRGMLAWTMGYGDRTISEFIGLLARCNLDTVVDIRLFPAAGNNDHFRKRALGQVLESNGIELHLAGHQFGGPRDESEDSPHVALHRKMRGYADYMSTSAFRSGIHRLVELCRTRRLVIVNEQVDYEKCHRKLLADYLYLVEGVRMIHIIGHETFEEHRVTVSAQYQFNTITYDNYSEPSRQLH; this is translated from the coding sequence ATGAGTGACCGCGGGATGCTTGCCTGGACCATGGGTTATGGCGATCGGACCATCAGTGAATTTATCGGTCTGTTGGCTCGCTGCAATCTCGATACAGTGGTCGACATCCGGCTTTTCCCCGCCGCCGGTAACAATGACCACTTCAGAAAGAGGGCGCTTGGACAGGTACTGGAGTCAAACGGGATTGAGTTGCACCTGGCAGGACATCAGTTTGGAGGTCCCCGGGATGAGAGTGAGGATTCTCCCCATGTCGCGTTACACAGAAAAATGCGGGGATATGCCGACTACATGTCAACATCGGCATTCAGGTCCGGAATTCACAGACTCGTCGAACTTTGCCGAACCCGCCGACTCGTTATCGTCAATGAGCAAGTGGATTATGAAAAATGTCATCGAAAGCTCCTTGCCGACTATCTGTATCTGGTCGAGGGTGTCAGGATGATTCACATTATTGGGCACGAGACATTTGAGGAACATCGCGTGACTGTTTCCGCTCAATACCAATTCAATACAATAACCTATGACAATTACAGTGAACCGAGCCGCCAGCTCCACTGA